A part of Neoarius graeffei isolate fNeoGra1 chromosome 8, fNeoGra1.pri, whole genome shotgun sequence genomic DNA contains:
- the LOC132889868 gene encoding uncharacterized protein LOC132889868, with the protein MFRYEEYLRSKAAPTTDSSQPPISQFITSNKQHYTSSHPQQNAITRSILSDLVIDCNLPLSIIEHPSFRRFMSIVDTRYNPVSRRTLTSKLDDVVLEKQTKLKNSLANAENLSVTVDIWSDRKMRGFLGVTAHWLDIGEGGLVLKSALLACNRFSGSHTGERICEEFEQICDEYQIKRKLLHIICDNAANMRKAFSTCFPQHGDEEDDEDEGVEDNNLWTDLPVEDQERVDGFLQDKSQTRQQCFAHTLQLVVGDGLKDTKIANAALAKACKLSNLLHSSTSFKDIFEREFGQSGIPSSVVTRWNSTLTQLKAVLKCDATKLTAILQESGHKEIAFTSREWSQIQELVHVLEPFVEATDLTQGEKVVTISAVVPCVLSLNHHLENLKGTMCYLGAFIKTLQTSLQRRFKGIFVNVKMAENSSSDCQPLPFSDPLYLKAAMLDPSFGSMWVIHDVLVPDNTKEEVSKMIKDLILEEAVKVTPTNPRIEEEEEAQATEPQSSLFASYQNKRQKKDSASTPHMQLTHFLDICSGQDCLHFWALNRHTLPSLFKVVMLFLRPFLTVSK; encoded by the exons ATGTTTAGATATGAAGAGTACCTTCGCTCAAAAGCAGCTCCAACGACAGACTCAAGTCAGCCACCAATCTCCCAGTTCATCACAAGTAACAAGCAACACTACACTTCTAGCCATCCCCAGCAGAACGCCATCACACGTTCAATACTTTCAGACCTGGTTATTGATTGCAACTTACCATTGTCCATCATAGAACACCCAAGTTTCCGGCGCTTCATGTCTATTGTTGACACAAGGTACAACCCTGTAAGCCGAAGAACTCTTACTTCAAAACTGGATGATGTAGTGCTGGAAAAGCAGACAAAACTAAAGAACAGTCTTGCAAATGCTGAAAATCTGTCAGTCACAGTTGACATATGGTCAGATCGGAAAATGCGGGGCTTCCTAGGAGTTACTGCTCACTGGTTGGATATTGGAGAAGGTGGACTAGTCCTGAAATCTGCTTTGCTGGCTTGTAATAGGTTCAGCGGTTCCCATACAGGGGAAAGAATATGTGAGGAATTTGAGCAAATTTGTGACGAGTACCAAATCAAAAGGAAGCTATTGCACATCATATGCGATAATGCTGCAAATATGAGAAAAGCATTCAGCACTTGTTTTCCACAACATGGAGATGAAGAGGATGACGAAGATGAAGGAGTTGAGGACAACAACTTGTGGACTGACTTGCCAGTCGAAGACCAAGAGAGGGTGGATGGTTTTCTCCAAGATAAATCTCAGACAAGACAGCAGTGTTTTGCCCACACGTTGCAGTTAGTTGTCGGGGATGGCTTAAAAGACACAAAAATAGCTAATGCAGCTCTTGCAAAGGCCTGCAAGCTGAGCAATTTACTCCACAGCAGCACTTCCTTCAAGGACATTTTTGAGAGAGAGTTTGGGCAATCTGGCATCCCTTCCTCTGTTGTCACGCGTTGGAACTCAACACTTACGCAGTTGAAAGCGGTACTGAAATGTGACGCCACAAAGCTCACCGCCATTCTACAAGAGTCTGGCCACAAAGAGATAGCATTCACATCAAGAGAATGGAGTCAAATCCAAGAGTTGGTGCATGTGCTTGAGCCTTTTGTCGAAGCCACTGACCTCACTCAAGGTGAAAAAGTGGTAACCATAAGTGCAGTGGTCCCCTGTGTCCTCTCCCTCAACCACCATCTGGAAAACTTAAAAGGCACTATGTGCTACTTGGGGGCCTTCATCAAAACCTTACAGACATCTCTTCAAAGGAGGTTCAAGGGGATTTTCGTAAATGTGAAGATGGCAGAAAACTCATCATCTGATTGCCAGCCATTGCCCTTCTCTGACCCACTGTATCTGAAGGCAGCCATGCTGGATCCTTCGTTTGGCAGCATGTGGGtcatacatgatgttttggtcccTGACAACACTAAGGAGGAGGTGTCAAAGATGATCAAAG ACTTGATTCTGGAAGAAGCAGTGAAAGTCACTCCAACGAACCCACGCatagaagaggaagaagaggccCAGGCGACAGAGCCGCAGTCAAGCCTCTTTGCATCCTACCAGAACAAGAGACAAAAGAAGGACTCTGCGTCAACACCTCATATGCAGCTCACACACTTCCTGGACATTTGTAGTGGACAGGACTGTCTCCACTTCTGGGCACTGAACAGGCACACCCTTCCTTCTCTCTTCAAGGTTGTG